CGCAGCGGTGCTTGTGACCCACGCGGCGGCACTCAGGCTCGGCGGCGGCCTCTTGCTCGTAGCCCTCGGGGTGCAGACGGCACGGAGAGCACCAGCAGCCCGGCCCGCTGGAGTTCCGACGGGGACGAGCCTTGCCCGCGACTACGCGACCACCCTCGCACTCACGCTCGGCAACCCGGCGACGATTCTCGCGTTCGCCGCCGTCGTCACGGGGTTCGGCGTCGCCGTTGGCTCGGTCGTCGAGGCGGGGGCGCTCGTCGCGGGCGTGTTCACCGGGTCCGTCGGGTGGTGGCTGTTCCTCGCGGGCGTCGTCTCACGGATTCGCGACCGGGTTACGGCACAATGGCTCAAACGGGTAAACGTCATCGCGGGCGTGGTACTCGTCGGGTTCGGCGTCGTCGCGCTCTCTGGGCTGTTCTAGCCGGACGAGTCCCACGCTTCGACCGTGGGGCGAAGCATCTCGGGGATGGTGTCGAGCGGTGGCGGCGTCTCGAACCAGCGCGCCTCGACGGCTTCGTCGTTTGGCGTCGTGAACGACCCGCCGGTCGCCACGGCGTCGAAGAAGACGCCGAAGGTGAGAATCGCGTCGTCGCGATTCTCGGTCGTGTAGTAAAAGCGGTGTGGAAGACAGACGTCGGTCACCTCACACGCGATGCCCGTCTCCTCGCGCACCTCGCGGACGGCGCAGCCTTCGAGCGAATCGTCCTCGGGTTCGAACCCGCCGCCAGGATACGTCCAGTCGCGCGGCGCACCCCGGTCGCGCAACATGAGCAGGCGGTCCTGGTCGTCGGTCACTCGCGCGCCCGCCGCCCGGACGAACCCATCGTCTGCGTACTCCCAGAAGTCGGCGAAGCGGCCGGCGGGAATCGGCACCTCCTCTTCGTACACGTTAGGAAGGTCGCCGTAGTCCGCGCGCAGTCGCTCACAGAGACGCGTGGCTTCGCGCTCGGCGTTGGGAGTCTGGGACACACCGGAAGATGTGTGCCTTCCGATAAAACGGTTGTTGCCGTCTCAGCCGAAGTTCTCGACCTTGGCCGTTTCCGGGTCTGCACCGGCCTCCTGGAGCGCAGTCGTCGCGGCGTCCAGGAAGTCTGCGAATCCGTAGATGAACAGTTGTTCATCGCCGGTGAGCACCGAGGCGACGGCGTCGGTCATGTCCTCGTCGTCTGTGAGGATGTGGACCGCGGCCCCCTTCTCGGTGAGCGCGGCGAGGCGGTCCTCGTGGACCGGTGCGTCGTCCTGGTAGACGAGTCCGGCTTCGCCGCCCTCGGCGACGGCGCGCTCTGCGATGCCGATTGCGGCACCGACGCCGGGGCCGCCCGCGAGGATGACGACGCGCGATTCGCCTTCGTAGTAGTCGTTGCCGAACGGGCCGGCAATCTGGACGACGTCGCCCGCTTCGAGCGCCTCCAGGTGCGGGGCAACGTCGCCTTCTGGGTCGATGCCCACCGTAATTTCGAAGGTGTCGGCCACGCTGGGAGAAGAGAGGGTGTAAAAGCGAGAGACGGGTTCGCCCTCGACTTCGAGGGTGAGTTTGACGAACTGGCCGGGTTCGGCGCTGAAGCCTTCGGGCGTTTCTAAGTCCAGTGCGACCGTGTCTGGGCCGACGCGACGGTTCGCCGCGACGGTCACTTCACGTGGTTCCATACCCCACACTTGTGGGCTATCGCCAAATGCGCTTTCGTTCCCAGTTTACTGACTGATTCAGAAGCCTTTTGCACTGCTACAGCAAACCCATCACCGACAATGCCAGAGGACCTGAACTGGGCCATCGGCGGGGAAGCCGGCGATGGAATCGACTCCACTGGGAAGATTTTCGCCCAGGCAC
This sequence is a window from Haladaptatus sp. QDMS2. Protein-coding genes within it:
- a CDS encoding LysE family translocator, with product MSTAMETFGLGLVFGVSIAAPVGPIGILCIQRTLERGFPSGFVSGLGAATADALYGALVAFGATVVAAVLVTHAAALRLGGGLLLVALGVQTARRAPAARPAGVPTGTSLARDYATTLALTLGNPATILAFAAVVTGFGVAVGSVVEAGALVAGVFTGSVGWWLFLAGVVSRIRDRVTAQWLKRVNVIAGVVLVGFGVVALSGLF
- a CDS encoding FAD-dependent oxidoreductase, which gives rise to MEPREVTVAANRRVGPDTVALDLETPEGFSAEPGQFVKLTLEVEGEPVSRFYTLSSPSVADTFEITVGIDPEGDVAPHLEALEAGDVVQIAGPFGNDYYEGESRVVILAGGPGVGAAIGIAERAVAEGGEAGLVYQDDAPVHEDRLAALTEKGAAVHILTDDEDMTDAVASVLTGDEQLFIYGFADFLDAATTALQEAGADPETAKVENFG
- a CDS encoding NUDIX hydrolase, producing MSQTPNAEREATRLCERLRADYGDLPNVYEEEVPIPAGRFADFWEYADDGFVRAAGARVTDDQDRLLMLRDRGAPRDWTYPGGGFEPEDDSLEGCAVREVREETGIACEVTDVCLPHRFYYTTENRDDAILTFGVFFDAVATGGSFTTPNDEAVEARWFETPPPLDTIPEMLRPTVEAWDSSG